A genomic region of Alistipes megaguti contains the following coding sequences:
- a CDS encoding LacI family DNA-binding transcriptional regulator → MKPAGDGGAVATVRIVDIARMAGVSTATVDRVIHNRGKVSAGNLARIREVLERVDYRPNLIARSLASGRRYAVAVVMPRFAKGDYWADFEAGIARAEAEARRYNVEVHRFYFDQYDRTSFDALLERLRAESFDGVLLATLFAERVIPFAGELDRREIPYVFVDSDLPECHRLAYYGTSSFDAGVVAARLLFERLDPGADIVVGRILHHGDGGSNQCRERERGFRDYLARHDFRGTLHHVSLRLDDGAHNARMLDELFDCHRSIAGAVTFNSTCHILGGYLAARQRTDVRLVGYDVIARNRRMLEEGVVTALVAQRPEMQGYCGVMALCGWLVEGRRPAAVNNLPIDILLRENISYYTNNIN, encoded by the coding sequence ATGAAGCCGGCCGGGGATGGCGGAGCCGTGGCGACGGTGCGGATCGTCGACATCGCCCGGATGGCGGGCGTATCGACGGCAACGGTCGACCGCGTGATCCACAACCGCGGCAAGGTCTCGGCCGGGAATCTGGCCCGGATCCGGGAGGTGCTCGAACGGGTCGACTACCGTCCGAATCTGATTGCGCGTTCGCTGGCTTCGGGACGTCGGTACGCGGTGGCCGTGGTGATGCCCCGTTTTGCCAAGGGCGATTACTGGGCCGACTTCGAGGCGGGCATCGCCCGGGCCGAGGCCGAGGCGCGGCGTTACAACGTCGAGGTGCACCGCTTTTATTTCGATCAGTACGACCGGACGTCGTTCGATGCACTGCTCGAACGGCTGCGGGCGGAGTCCTTCGACGGTGTGCTCCTGGCCACGCTCTTTGCCGAGCGGGTCATCCCCTTTGCCGGGGAGCTCGACCGGCGGGAGATTCCCTATGTCTTTGTCGATTCCGATCTGCCGGAGTGCCATCGGCTGGCTTATTACGGCACCTCGTCGTTCGATGCCGGGGTGGTGGCGGCGCGTCTGCTTTTCGAGCGACTGGATCCCGGGGCCGACATCGTCGTGGGACGGATTCTCCATCACGGAGACGGCGGCTCGAACCAGTGCCGCGAGCGTGAGCGTGGCTTTCGGGACTATCTTGCGCGCCACGATTTTCGCGGAACCCTGCACCATGTGTCGCTGCGTCTGGACGACGGGGCGCACAATGCCCGCATGCTCGACGAACTGTTTGACTGCCATCGATCGATTGCCGGCGCCGTGACCTTCAATTCGACCTGCCACATTCTGGGCGGCTACCTGGCAGCCCGGCAGCGTACCGACGTGCGGCTGGTGGGCTACGATGTGATCGCCCGCAACCGGCGGATGCTCGAGGAGGGGGTGGTCACCGCCCTGGTGGCCCAACGCCCCGAGATGCAGGGTTATTGCGGGGTGATGGCGTTGTGCGGATGGCTGGTCGAGGGGCGTCGTCCGGCGGCGGTCAACAACCTGCCGATCGACATTCTGCTGCGCGAGAATATTTCGTACTATACCAACAATATCAATTGA
- a CDS encoding diacylglycerol kinase family protein codes for MAVQSDKWFVIVNPVAGGGRGLDHFPQISKLLRDAHIVCEPVFTEHKFHATELTVTAVREGYRRIIAVGGDGTLHEVVNGLFIQQTVCPDEVLLAVVAVGTGNDWVRTFGISNRYQDAVRAISAGCSFLQDVGVVSYEEAHYRQSRYMANVAGVGFDAHVVRKLSHLKKKGHKSRWRYTWCVVKNFFRYKSTGIKVWVDDRLVYNNLLLSAAVGICKFNGGGMQPLPAAVADDGILDLSLIRPIHFWHVLFRFHYLFNGGIYRIRHILQERGSHIRIESSPEVSVEIDGEPLGHTPLEFSILHRAIRIVVSPDFPGLKHPA; via the coding sequence GTGGCCGTACAGTCCGACAAGTGGTTCGTGATCGTCAATCCCGTGGCCGGCGGCGGCCGCGGGCTCGATCACTTTCCGCAGATCTCGAAGCTGCTGCGCGATGCGCATATCGTCTGCGAACCGGTCTTCACGGAGCACAAGTTCCACGCCACGGAGCTGACCGTGACGGCCGTGCGCGAGGGCTACCGGCGGATCATCGCCGTCGGGGGCGACGGTACGCTGCATGAGGTGGTCAACGGCCTCTTCATCCAGCAGACGGTGTGTCCGGACGAGGTGCTGCTGGCTGTCGTTGCCGTCGGTACGGGCAACGACTGGGTGCGTACGTTCGGCATCTCGAACCGCTATCAGGATGCCGTGCGGGCGATCAGCGCCGGGTGTTCGTTCCTGCAGGACGTCGGGGTGGTTTCGTACGAGGAGGCCCACTACCGCCAGAGCCGCTACATGGCCAATGTGGCCGGCGTAGGATTCGACGCCCACGTCGTGCGCAAGCTCTCCCACCTGAAGAAGAAGGGCCACAAGAGCCGCTGGCGCTATACGTGGTGCGTGGTGAAGAACTTCTTCCGCTACAAGTCGACGGGCATCAAGGTGTGGGTCGACGACCGGCTGGTTTACAACAACCTGCTGCTGTCGGCGGCCGTGGGCATCTGCAAGTTCAACGGCGGCGGCATGCAGCCCCTTCCGGCGGCCGTTGCCGACGACGGCATTCTGGACCTTTCGCTCATCCGCCCGATCCACTTCTGGCATGTGCTCTTCCGCTTCCACTACCTCTTCAACGGCGGGATCTACCGTATCCGCCACATTCTTCAGGAGCGGGGCAGCCACATCCGCATCGAGTCGTCGCCCGAGGTCTCGGTCGAGATCGACGGCGAACCGCTGGGCCATACGCCGCTCGAGTTCTCGATCCTCCACCGGGCCATCCGCATCGTCGTGTCGCCCGACTTCCCGGGGTTGAAGCATCCGGCGTAG